Proteins encoded by one window of Cucurbita pepo subsp. pepo cultivar mu-cu-16 chromosome LG14, ASM280686v2, whole genome shotgun sequence:
- the LOC111810083 gene encoding silicon efflux transporter LSI2-like yields the protein MAMDHTVKVILGSIAFATFWLLAVFPAIPFLPVGRTAGSLLGAMLMVVFRVLTPDQAYAAIDLPILGLLFGTMVVSVYLERADMFKYLGKVLSWRSKGAKDLICRVCLISAISSAFFTNDTSCVVLTEFVLKIARQHNLPPRPFLLALASSANIGSSATPIGNPQNLVIAVQSKIPFGEFVVGILPAMLVGVVVNALIILILYWKLLSVQKDEEDPSSEIVADEVVLSHRFSPARLSHTQIPSLNSPEWESRLDSMNANVETQRSVSSKENEIHRSHSALTESARISDASSQKREEGFSSKSLNSMDKQKESVSLQSSEEKEHWSTKWRRIAWKCCVYLVTIGMLVALLMGLNMSWTAVTAALALVVLDFKDAQPCLEKVSYSLLVFFCGMFMTVDGFNKTGLPSAFWDFMEPHAQIDRVSGIVVLALVILYLSNLASNVPTVLLLGARVAASAAAISPTEEKRAWLLLAWISTVAGNLSLLGSAANLIVCEQARRTPQLSYNLSFWNHLKFGVPSTLIVTAIGLVLIK from the exons ATGGCAATGGATCATACTGTAAAAGTGATTCTAGGCTCAATTGCCTTTGCAACGTTCTGGTTATTAGCTGTTTTCCCTGCTATCCCATTTCTACCAGTTGGGAGAACTGCAGGGTCTCTCCTGGGGGCAATGCTAATGGTCGTGTTCCGAGTCCTAACTCCAGATCAAGCGTATGCGGCCATTGATCTCCCAATACTTGGTCTTCTATTTGGGACAATGGTAGTAAGTGTTTATCTTGAAAGAGCTGATATGTTCAAGTATTTGGGTAAGGTGCTGTCATGGAGGAGCAAAGGAGCAAAGGATTTGATTTGTCGAGTGTGTCTGATATCTGCAATTTCAAGTGCTTTCTTCACCAATGACACGTCGTGTGTGGTTTTGACCGAGTTCGTTTTGAAAATTGCTAGGCAACATAATCTTCCACCTCGTCCCTTCCTTCTTGCCCTTGCATCAAGTGCAAATATTGGTTCTTCAGCCACACCTATTGGCAACCCCCAAAACTTGGTGATAGCTGTTCAGAGTAAAATCCCTTTTGGAGAATTTGTGGTTGGAATACTCCCAGCTATGCTTGTTGGTGTTGTTGTAAACGCTTTAATTATTCTTATCCTATATTGGAAATTGCTATCTGTTCaaaaggatgaagaagatcCATCCTCAGAAATTGTAGCAGATGAAGTTGTTCTTTCTCATAGATTTTCACCTGCCAGATTGTCACACACACAAATTCCATCCCTTAACTCTCCGGAATGGGAATCTCGGTTGGATTCGATGAACGCAAATGTCGAAACTCAAAGATCAGtaagttcaaaagaaaatgaaatccaCAGGTCTCATAGTGCTTTGACAGAGTCGGCAAGAATATCAGATGCATCTTCtcagaaaagggaagaagggTTTTCTTCTAAGAGCCTAAACTCAATGGATAAACAGAAAGAATCAGTCTCTTTGCAGTCCTCTGAAGAAAAGGAGCATTGGAGCACAAAGTGGAGAAGGATTGCATGGAAATGCTGCGTTTATCTTGTGACTATAGGAATGCTTGTTGCTCTGTTGATGGGGTTGAACATGTCATGGACTGCAGTGACTGCTGCACTCGCTCTTGTGGTTCTTGATTTCAAGGATGCTCAGCCATGCCTAGAAAAGGTTTCCTATTCACTTTTAGTGTTCTTCTGTGGGATGTTTATGACGGTTGATGGGTTCAACAAGACTGGACTGCCAAGTGCTTTTTGGGATTTCATGGAGCCGCATGCTCAGATTGATCGTGTTTCTGGGATTGTTGTGCTTGCTCTTGTCATACTATACCTCTCAAACTTGGCTTCAAACGTGCCTACTG TTCTACTGCTTGGAGCACGTGTCGCCGCGTCGGCTGCTGCGATATCTCCAACGGAAGAGAAACGGGCATGGCTGCTTTTAGCTTGGATCAGTACTGTGGCTGGAAATCTCTCATTGTTAGGCTCAGCTGCCAACTTGATTGTGTGCGAGCAGGCTCGTCGCACTCCACAGCTAAGCTACAATTTGTCCTTCTGGAATCATCTTAAGTTTGGAGTTCCCTCAACTCTCATTGTCACTGCCATTGGTTTAGTTCTTATAAAGTga